From a single Sinomonas atrocyanea genomic region:
- a CDS encoding glutamate decarboxylase translates to MNPLFSRPGEATEFPRFTLPAGESLPGTAYQVVHDDAMLDGNARLNLATFVGTWMEPEAARLYAETVDKNMIDKDEYPKTAEIEHRCWRMLADLWNAPEPEHAVGTSTIGSSEACMLAGLALKRRWQHARRAAGKPAARPNLVMSSAVQVCWEKFCNYWDVEARYVPISHEHPVLDGHGLSEYVDENTIGVVAIMGVTYTGMYEPVAEISQALDEVQAATGLDVPIHVDGASGAMVAPFLAPELEWDFRLPRVASINTSGHKYGLVYPGLGWVVWRDAAALPEDLVFHVSYLGGDMPTFALNFSRPGAQVLLQYYLFLRLGFEGYRAVHAASRDVAGYLAREIGAMDPFELWNDGSDIPVFAWSLAPEHTQNWNLHHLSDRLRMNGWLVPAYPMPDGLADLTVQRIVVRNGFTRDLAESFLEDLRTAVAFLDSADTPFPDPEHGSAFHH, encoded by the coding sequence CTGAACCCGCTCTTCAGCCGGCCCGGCGAGGCCACCGAATTCCCGCGCTTCACACTGCCCGCGGGGGAGAGCCTGCCCGGCACGGCCTACCAGGTGGTCCACGACGACGCGATGCTCGACGGCAACGCCCGCCTCAACCTCGCGACCTTCGTGGGCACGTGGATGGAGCCCGAGGCCGCCCGGCTCTACGCCGAGACCGTCGACAAGAACATGATCGACAAGGACGAGTACCCCAAGACGGCCGAGATCGAGCACCGCTGCTGGCGCATGCTCGCGGACCTGTGGAACGCGCCCGAGCCCGAGCACGCCGTCGGCACCTCGACGATCGGCTCCTCCGAGGCGTGCATGCTGGCCGGGCTCGCGCTCAAGCGCCGGTGGCAGCACGCCCGCCGCGCCGCGGGGAAGCCAGCCGCGCGGCCCAATCTCGTGATGAGCTCGGCGGTGCAGGTGTGCTGGGAGAAGTTCTGCAACTACTGGGACGTCGAGGCCCGCTACGTGCCCATCTCGCACGAGCACCCCGTCCTCGACGGGCACGGGCTCTCGGAGTACGTGGACGAGAACACGATCGGCGTCGTGGCCATCATGGGCGTCACCTATACCGGGATGTACGAGCCGGTCGCCGAGATCTCCCAGGCGCTGGACGAGGTACAGGCCGCCACGGGCCTCGATGTGCCGATCCATGTGGACGGGGCCTCGGGGGCGATGGTCGCCCCGTTCCTCGCCCCCGAGCTCGAGTGGGACTTCCGGCTGCCCCGGGTCGCCTCGATCAACACGTCCGGGCACAAGTACGGGCTCGTGTACCCCGGCCTCGGGTGGGTGGTGTGGCGGGACGCCGCCGCCCTGCCCGAGGACCTCGTGTTCCACGTGAGCTACCTCGGCGGGGACATGCCCACGTTCGCGCTCAACTTCTCCCGCCCCGGCGCGCAGGTGCTCCTGCAGTACTACCTGTTCCTCCGGCTGGGGTTCGAGGGGTACCGGGCCGTGCACGCTGCGTCCCGGGACGTCGCGGGGTACCTGGCCCGGGAGATCGGGGCCATGGACCCGTTCGAGCTGTGGAACGACGGCTCCGACATCCCGGTCTTCGCCTGGAGCCTCGCGCCGGAACACACCCAGAACTGGAACCTGCACCACCTCTCCGACCGGCTGCGGATGAACGGCTGGCTCGTGCCGGCGTATCCGATGCCGGACGGGCTCGCCGACCTGACCGTGCAGCGGATCGTGGTGCGCAACGGCTTTACCCGGGACCTCGCGGAGAGCTTCCTCGAGGACCTGCGCACCGCGGTGGCGTTCCTCGACTCCGCGGACACCCCGTTCCCGGACCCGGAGCACGGGAGCGCCTTCCACCACTGA
- the pdhA gene encoding pyruvate dehydrogenase (acetyl-transferring) E1 component subunit alpha: MTLPAEAQEAIRSFGISIEDYMLPVHGRVPQIQILDEAGSLRPEDERGSAPGHEYPIPPAEDLLEAYRRLVIGRRVNDQNSALVRQGRMAVYPSSHGQEACQVAAALCLGAGDWMFPTYRDAVAVMTRGVDPVETMTLFRGDWHGGYDPHAHKVGIQSTPLTTQLLHAVGVAHAAKLRGEDTVVLAMCGDGATSEGDFHEALNFAAVFNLPVVFFVQNNQYAISVPLAHQTVAPSIAHKAVGYGMAGERVDGNDAVALLAVLDRAVRLARAGSGPLLVEAYTYRMQAHTNADDATRYRQDAEVAAWAEKDPLKRMREYLRSEGVLAEETEAAFAADAEEVARQLRDGLGAEAQPDPQDLFRYVFTEPTPQLREQAASLAEEQAREQSADETTGEERRA, from the coding sequence ATGACCCTTCCCGCCGAGGCACAGGAGGCCATCCGCAGCTTCGGGATCAGCATCGAGGACTACATGCTCCCGGTGCACGGCCGCGTGCCGCAGATCCAGATCCTCGACGAGGCCGGGAGCCTCCGTCCCGAGGACGAGCGCGGTTCCGCTCCGGGCCACGAGTACCCGATCCCCCCCGCCGAGGACCTCCTCGAGGCCTACCGCCGCCTCGTGATCGGCCGGCGCGTCAACGACCAGAACTCCGCGCTCGTGCGCCAGGGCCGCATGGCGGTCTACCCCTCGAGCCATGGCCAGGAGGCCTGCCAGGTCGCCGCCGCGCTGTGCCTCGGCGCGGGCGACTGGATGTTCCCCACCTACCGCGACGCGGTCGCCGTCATGACCCGCGGCGTCGACCCCGTCGAGACGATGACGCTCTTCCGCGGCGACTGGCACGGCGGCTACGACCCGCACGCGCACAAGGTCGGCATCCAGTCCACGCCGCTGACCACCCAGCTGCTGCACGCCGTGGGCGTGGCGCACGCGGCCAAGCTGCGCGGCGAGGACACTGTGGTCCTCGCGATGTGCGGCGACGGCGCCACGAGCGAGGGCGACTTCCACGAGGCGCTCAACTTCGCGGCCGTCTTCAACCTCCCGGTCGTGTTCTTCGTGCAGAACAACCAGTACGCCATCTCCGTGCCGCTCGCGCACCAGACGGTCGCGCCCTCGATCGCGCACAAGGCCGTGGGCTACGGGATGGCCGGCGAGCGGGTGGACGGGAACGACGCCGTGGCCCTCCTCGCCGTCCTGGACCGCGCCGTCCGCCTCGCGCGCGCCGGCTCGGGGCCGCTCCTCGTCGAGGCCTACACCTACCGCATGCAGGCCCACACCAACGCCGACGACGCCACGCGCTACCGCCAGGACGCCGAGGTGGCGGCCTGGGCCGAGAAGGACCCGCTCAAGCGGATGCGGGAGTACCTGCGCTCCGAGGGCGTGCTCGCCGAGGAGACGGAGGCCGCGTTCGCCGCCGACGCCGAGGAGGTGGCCCGCCAGCTCCGCGACGGCCTGGGGGCCGAGGCGCAGCCCGACCCGCAGGACCTGTTCCGCTACGTGTTCACCGAGCCCACCCCGCAGCTGCGCGAGCAGGCCGCGTCCCTCGCCGAGGAGCAGGCCCGCGAGCAGTCCGCCGACGAGACCACCGGAGAGGAGCGCCGAGCATGA
- a CDS encoding MBL fold metallo-hydrolase, translated as MADWRDLGANTYVLATEPLRLNVGLVVGEDRALVVDTGQGPRQGAEILAKVREKTELPLVVVNTHAHYDHYFGNAVFAAAGAVEFYAHENAAAEIAENGEAHRPAVAESEPEMAAGEGENTQIVVPTAIVRDQPVLVDLGGASVTLFYLGRGHTDGDLLVGTQSTLFSGDLVEEGSYPEFGDSYPEEWADALRHISALRNRYTTLVPGHGGLCSDALVRTMADTMATAVRSALQATRETPDDATKAVPILPYGPEQSRLFIRRLKAASLG; from the coding sequence ATGGCTGACTGGCGAGATCTCGGAGCGAACACCTACGTCCTCGCCACGGAGCCACTGCGGCTCAACGTCGGCCTGGTCGTGGGCGAGGACCGGGCACTCGTCGTGGATACCGGCCAGGGGCCGCGCCAGGGCGCCGAGATCCTCGCCAAGGTGCGTGAGAAGACCGAGCTGCCGCTCGTCGTCGTCAACACGCACGCCCACTACGACCACTACTTCGGCAACGCCGTCTTCGCCGCCGCCGGCGCCGTGGAGTTCTACGCGCACGAGAACGCCGCGGCAGAGATCGCGGAGAACGGCGAGGCGCACCGCCCCGCGGTGGCCGAGTCGGAGCCGGAGATGGCCGCAGGCGAGGGCGAGAACACGCAGATCGTGGTGCCCACGGCGATCGTGCGCGACCAGCCGGTCCTCGTGGACCTGGGCGGGGCCTCGGTCACGCTGTTCTACCTGGGCCGGGGGCACACGGACGGGGACCTCCTCGTCGGGACCCAGTCCACCCTGTTCTCGGGCGACCTCGTGGAGGAGGGCTCCTACCCGGAGTTCGGGGACTCGTACCCGGAGGAGTGGGCAGACGCCCTGCGCCACATCTCCGCCCTCCGGAACCGGTACACGACCCTCGTGCCCGGGCACGGCGGCCTGTGCAGCGATGCCCTGGTGCGCACCATGGCCGATACGATGGCCACGGCGGTCCGCTCGGCGCTGCAGGCCACGCGGGAAACACCGGACGACGCCACCAAGGCGGTTCCGATCCTCCCGTACGGGCCCGAGCAGTCCCGGCTGTTCATCCGGCGCCTCAAGGCCGCCAGCCTGGGCTGA
- a CDS encoding dihydrolipoamide acetyltransferase family protein yields the protein MATALTAQSGTGQKTFLLPDLGEGLTEAELVRWLVAVGDTVAVDQPVAEVETAKAVVEVPTPFAGTVAQLHGEAGSTIDVGTPLITIAEVTPGDREATRGAAREATPGAREVGASAGEEYRTEERAGARPPSQPSQASGSGNVLIGYGTPAGTAGGRTRRRKAAAASSAPASVTAAPPRTTAPEQAVRVVSPIVRRLARDLNVPLSLVSGTGPHGLIMRRDVESAGVTSASQGATSASPGVTSASQGVPSTAEVDARTGLGVAARTPVAGVRKAVAQAMVRSRTEIPEATVWVDADATELVRLRADLKRRDPESAPSLLAFIARFVLAGLAKFPELNTRIEGTGDGGQQILQFDGVNLGFAAQTNRGLVVPAIRGAHTMSARQLDGELRRLTALARDGKASPADLTGGTFTLNNYGVFGVDGSAAIINHPEAAILGVGRIIDRPWAVDGTLAVRKVVQLTLTFDHRVCDGGTAGGFLRFVADAVEQPGGVLADL from the coding sequence ATGGCGACCGCGCTGACCGCCCAGAGCGGCACTGGACAGAAGACGTTCCTGCTCCCCGACCTCGGCGAGGGCCTGACCGAAGCCGAGCTCGTGCGCTGGCTCGTGGCCGTCGGGGACACCGTGGCCGTGGACCAGCCCGTGGCCGAGGTCGAGACGGCAAAGGCGGTCGTCGAGGTGCCCACGCCGTTCGCGGGCACCGTCGCCCAGCTGCACGGCGAGGCGGGGTCGACGATCGACGTCGGCACCCCCCTCATCACCATCGCCGAGGTCACCCCCGGGGACCGCGAGGCCACCCGTGGGGCGGCGCGCGAGGCCACCCCTGGGGCGCGCGAGGTCGGGGCGTCGGCCGGCGAGGAGTACCGCACCGAGGAGCGTGCCGGGGCGCGCCCGCCGAGCCAGCCGAGCCAGGCCTCCGGCTCCGGGAACGTGCTCATCGGCTACGGCACCCCCGCGGGAACGGCTGGCGGGCGCACCCGGCGGCGCAAGGCGGCCGCGGCGTCGTCGGCTCCCGCTTCCGTCACCGCGGCCCCGCCGCGCACGACGGCGCCGGAGCAGGCCGTGCGCGTCGTCTCGCCGATCGTCCGCAGGCTGGCCCGGGACCTCAACGTGCCGCTCTCCCTCGTCTCCGGGACGGGCCCCCACGGGCTCATCATGCGCCGCGATGTGGAGTCGGCCGGGGTGACGTCGGCATCCCAGGGGGCGACCTCGGCGTCCCCAGGGGTGACTTCGGCATCCCAGGGGGTGCCCTCGACGGCGGAGGTGGACGCGCGCACCGGGCTGGGCGTGGCCGCCAGGACCCCGGTCGCGGGCGTGCGCAAGGCGGTCGCCCAGGCCATGGTCCGCTCCCGCACCGAGATCCCCGAGGCCACGGTCTGGGTCGACGCCGATGCCACCGAGCTGGTGCGCCTGCGGGCCGACCTCAAGCGCCGCGACCCCGAATCGGCGCCGAGCCTGCTGGCATTCATCGCGCGCTTCGTGCTCGCGGGCCTCGCGAAGTTCCCGGAGCTCAACACCCGCATCGAGGGCACCGGCGACGGCGGCCAGCAGATCCTCCAGTTCGACGGCGTCAACCTCGGCTTCGCCGCCCAGACGAACCGAGGGCTCGTGGTCCCCGCCATCCGCGGCGCCCACACGATGAGCGCCCGCCAGCTCGACGGCGAGCTCCGCCGCCTCACGGCCCTCGCACGCGACGGCAAGGCCTCGCCCGCCGACCTCACCGGCGGGACGTTCACCCTGAACAACTACGGCGTGTTCGGTGTGGACGGCAGCGCGGCGATCATCAACCACCCTGAGGCCGCGATCCTCGGCGTGGGCCGGATCATCGACCGGCCCTGGGCGGTCGACGGGACGCTGGCGGTCCGCAAGGTCGTCCAGCTGACGCTCACGTTCGACCACCGGGTCTGCGACGGGGGCACCGCCGGCGGGTTCCTGCGGTTCGTGGCCGACGCGGTCGAGCAGCCCGGCGGCGTCCTCGCGGACCTGTAG
- a CDS encoding Lrp/AsnC family transcriptional regulator has protein sequence MDDLQAGREAPRPAAQPRELDTVDRAILDQLTEDARRSVTTIAENVHISRAHAYNRLARLQSDGVITKYTALVDPLKAGLRSSAYVTLKVRQQTWRDLRERLRAIPEVHHIALVGGDFDVIILVRAVDNTDLRRVVFDQLQSMPGVLDTQTFLVFEDLDTR, from the coding sequence ATGGACGATCTGCAGGCCGGCCGCGAGGCTCCACGGCCGGCGGCCCAGCCGAGGGAGCTCGACACCGTGGACCGCGCCATCCTCGACCAGCTCACCGAGGACGCGCGACGGTCCGTGACCACGATCGCCGAGAACGTGCACATCTCGCGCGCTCACGCCTACAACCGGCTCGCGCGGCTCCAGTCGGACGGTGTCATCACGAAGTACACGGCACTCGTCGACCCCCTCAAGGCCGGGCTGCGCTCGAGCGCCTACGTGACCCTGAAGGTGCGGCAGCAGACGTGGCGCGACCTCCGCGAACGGCTGCGCGCCATCCCCGAGGTGCACCACATCGCGCTCGTCGGCGGGGACTTCGACGTGATCATCCTCGTGCGCGCTGTGGACAACACGGACCTGCGCCGGGTCGTGTTCGACCAGCTGCAGAGCATGCCCGGCGTCCTCGACACCCAGACCTTCCTCGTCTTCGAGGACCTGGACACCCGCTGA
- a CDS encoding alpha-ketoacid dehydrogenase subunit beta translates to MSTVAEAAAARAAGTPAPEALTFAKALTTAMADAMRADENVVVFGEDVGTLGGVFRITDGLQKEFGEQRCFDTPLAESGIAGMSLGMAMNGLRPVIEMQFDAFAYPAFEQIASHIAKMHNRTRGAVRLPLVIRIPYAGGIGGVEHHCDSSEAYYAHTPGLKVFTPATVQDAYRMLREAIASDDPVVFMEPKKLYWSKDLVDLAALRAEFDAAGSPDGTPRGTPAGTHDGGRRLSVDGAAVVARPGTDATIITYGPSVPTALAAAEAAAAEGRSVEVVDVRTLVPFDDETVAASVRKTGRAVVVAEAPGFASVASEIVARVQERCFHSLAAPVRRVTGFDIPFPPPKLEHYYLPSVDRILDALDDLQWED, encoded by the coding sequence ATGAGCACGGTCGCCGAAGCCGCCGCCGCCCGCGCGGCCGGCACCCCAGCACCCGAGGCCCTCACGTTCGCCAAGGCCCTGACCACCGCCATGGCGGACGCCATGCGCGCCGATGAGAACGTCGTCGTGTTCGGCGAGGACGTCGGCACCCTCGGCGGGGTCTTCCGCATCACCGACGGGCTCCAGAAGGAGTTCGGCGAGCAGCGCTGCTTCGACACCCCGCTGGCCGAGTCCGGCATCGCCGGCATGTCGCTCGGCATGGCGATGAACGGCCTGCGCCCCGTGATCGAGATGCAGTTCGACGCGTTCGCCTACCCCGCGTTCGAGCAGATCGCGAGCCACATCGCGAAGATGCACAACCGCACGCGCGGGGCGGTCCGCCTGCCGCTCGTGATCCGCATCCCCTACGCCGGCGGGATCGGCGGCGTGGAGCACCACTGCGACTCCTCGGAGGCGTACTACGCGCACACCCCGGGGCTGAAGGTCTTCACCCCCGCCACGGTCCAGGACGCGTACCGCATGCTCCGCGAGGCCATCGCCAGCGACGACCCCGTGGTCTTCATGGAGCCCAAGAAGCTCTACTGGTCCAAGGACCTCGTGGACCTCGCCGCCCTGCGCGCCGAGTTCGACGCCGCCGGCTCCCCGGACGGCACCCCTCGCGGCACCCCCGCAGGGACGCACGACGGCGGGCGGCGGCTGAGCGTGGACGGCGCCGCCGTGGTGGCCCGGCCGGGCACCGACGCGACGATCATCACGTACGGGCCCTCGGTGCCGACCGCACTCGCGGCCGCCGAGGCCGCGGCCGCCGAGGGGCGGTCGGTCGAGGTCGTCGATGTGCGCACCCTCGTGCCGTTCGACGACGAGACCGTCGCCGCGTCGGTGCGCAAGACCGGCCGCGCCGTGGTGGTCGCCGAGGCGCCGGGCTTCGCCTCGGTGGCCTCCGAGATCGTCGCGCGGGTCCAGGAGCGCTGCTTCCACTCGCTCGCGGCCCCGGTGCGCCGCGTGACCGGGTTCGACATCCCGTTCCCGCCGCCCAAGCTCGAGCACTACTACCTGCCCAGCGTCGACCGCATCCTCGACGCACTCGACGACCTGCAGTGGGAGGACTGA
- a CDS encoding MinD/ParA family ATP-binding protein → MPPSGGLRGLLYRISGGAINLGPSEQDRQAELLEKQIGRRLEGTWNTAFLSLKGGIGKTSTTVGVGLTLAELRPEPPCAIDANPDAGDLVERALGEGSYESERRRSITALLRDFESVQTRSELLRYLHQAGSLHLLAGEQDPELSDSLTAEDYRRVHALVARHFAVTLTDCGTGVSRPAMRGILEDADNIVVVAGYAVSGAKRARDTLRWLSAHGYDRLAQGAIVVVTDKDGVSARVDKAAIEATLSGMCRALVTVPHDRSMADGDLVALDQLRPATRQAYREIAAAIVSGYQR, encoded by the coding sequence ATGCCGCCGTCGGGGGGCCTCCGCGGACTCCTGTACCGGATCAGCGGCGGCGCGATCAACCTGGGGCCCTCCGAGCAGGACCGGCAGGCTGAGCTGCTCGAGAAGCAGATCGGCCGCCGGCTCGAGGGGACCTGGAACACCGCGTTCCTCTCGCTCAAGGGCGGGATCGGCAAGACCTCCACGACGGTCGGGGTGGGGCTCACGCTTGCCGAGCTGCGCCCGGAGCCGCCGTGTGCCATCGATGCCAACCCGGACGCCGGAGACCTCGTGGAGCGCGCGCTGGGGGAGGGCTCCTACGAGTCGGAGCGGCGGCGATCCATCACGGCCCTGCTGCGGGACTTCGAGTCGGTGCAGACCCGGTCGGAGCTGCTGCGCTACCTCCATCAGGCCGGCAGCCTGCACCTGCTGGCCGGCGAGCAGGACCCCGAGCTCTCCGACTCCCTCACCGCCGAGGACTACCGGCGGGTGCACGCTCTCGTGGCGCGGCACTTCGCCGTCACGCTCACGGACTGCGGGACGGGCGTGAGCAGGCCCGCGATGCGCGGCATCCTCGAGGACGCGGACAACATCGTGGTGGTCGCCGGGTACGCGGTCAGCGGCGCCAAGCGCGCCCGGGACACCCTGCGCTGGCTGTCGGCCCACGGCTACGACCGCCTCGCGCAGGGGGCGATCGTGGTCGTGACGGACAAGGACGGGGTCTCGGCGCGCGTGGACAAGGCCGCCATCGAGGCGACGCTCTCGGGGATGTGCCGCGCCCTCGTGACGGTCCCGCATGACCGCTCGATGGCCGACGGCGACCTCGTGGCCCTCGACCAGCTCCGCCCCGCGACCCGCCAGGCCTACCGCGAGATCGCCGCGGCGATCGTCTCCGGCTACCAGCGGTAG
- a CDS encoding MFS transporter encodes MVREGNDQFSLLSIAVPAFGPSVLFSLGEGAVLPVVALSARDLGGSVAVAALTVTLIGLGSLVFNLPASLLTIRFGERWAIIGAQATGAVALVVAALSRELWQFMPALLALGMASSVTNLARQKYLTEAVPPGFRARALSTLGGTLRVGLFLGPFLGAAAMQVWGLRGAYWVGAAVYTGAAVVAWFMPDLEDDAAGPGRAVQPRLGRIAATHWEVLATVGLGVLFVSAVRQSRQAVIPLWAEHLGMDAPTASLVYGIAGGVDLLLFYPGGRLMDLRGRLAVALPSMLIMGAALVAMPLSTSFWPFLLVSCLLGLGNGIGSGMIMTLGADFSPAHGRAQFLGLWRLMADSGSTLGPVLLSAVTAAASLGIGVAAAGALGLAAAGVLAWSIPRAQRSPAQGS; translated from the coding sequence GTGGTTCGAGAAGGCAACGATCAGTTCTCCCTGCTGTCCATCGCGGTGCCGGCCTTCGGCCCCTCGGTGCTCTTCTCCCTCGGCGAGGGCGCCGTGCTGCCCGTCGTGGCGCTCTCGGCACGGGACCTCGGCGGGTCCGTGGCCGTCGCCGCGCTCACCGTCACGCTGATCGGCCTCGGCTCGCTCGTCTTCAACCTGCCCGCATCCCTCCTGACGATCCGCTTCGGCGAACGCTGGGCGATCATCGGCGCCCAGGCCACCGGGGCCGTGGCCCTCGTGGTCGCGGCGCTCTCGCGCGAGCTGTGGCAGTTCATGCCCGCGCTCCTCGCACTGGGCATGGCCTCGAGCGTGACGAACCTCGCGCGGCAGAAGTACCTCACGGAGGCGGTGCCGCCCGGATTCCGTGCCCGCGCCCTCTCGACCCTCGGCGGCACGCTGCGCGTGGGCCTCTTCCTCGGGCCCTTCCTCGGCGCCGCCGCGATGCAGGTATGGGGCCTGCGCGGGGCGTACTGGGTGGGCGCCGCCGTGTACACGGGGGCCGCGGTCGTGGCCTGGTTCATGCCGGACCTCGAGGACGACGCCGCCGGGCCGGGCCGCGCCGTGCAGCCGCGCCTCGGGCGCATCGCGGCGACCCACTGGGAGGTCCTGGCCACGGTGGGACTGGGCGTGCTGTTCGTCTCCGCCGTCCGCCAGTCGCGCCAGGCCGTGATCCCGCTCTGGGCGGAGCACCTGGGCATGGACGCCCCGACGGCCTCGCTCGTCTACGGCATCGCCGGCGGGGTGGACCTGCTGCTCTTCTACCCGGGCGGCCGCCTCATGGACCTGCGCGGGCGGCTGGCCGTGGCGCTGCCCTCCATGCTCATCATGGGCGCGGCGCTCGTCGCGATGCCCCTGAGCACCTCCTTCTGGCCGTTCCTGCTGGTCTCCTGCCTCCTCGGTCTCGGGAACGGCATCGGCTCTGGCATGATCATGACCCTCGGGGCCGACTTCTCGCCCGCGCACGGCCGGGCCCAGTTCCTCGGGCTGTGGCGCCTCATGGCGGACTCCGGCAGCACGCTGGGCCCGGTGCTCCTCTCGGCCGTGACGGCGGCGGCGAGCCTGGGGATCGGGGTGGCGGCCGCGGGGGCGCTGGGGCTCGCGGCGGCCGGGGTCCTCGCGTGGAGCATCCCGCGCGCGCAGCGCAGTCCCGCGCAGGGCTCGTAG
- a CDS encoding enoyl-CoA hydratase/isomerase family protein — protein MISLSVADGVADVVLDAPAKLNALDEAALRELSDAYDDAAAAASRGEVRALLLRGEGRAFCAGRDISAVDPASDDVLGYLGGLVTPLMQKMAAFPAPTFAAAQGATLGVGLGLLLATDVVYVADNAKIGSPFANLGATLDSGGHWYFTERLGMHRALDLVYTAELMSGADAVRSGMFSRSFPAEELLPATRAIVSRVAAGATGAFVASKELVAQVRDRRLGLWESMDAENKAQAALCGSEDYAEGFKAFQEKRKPVFAGR, from the coding sequence ATGATCTCCCTCTCCGTCGCCGACGGCGTCGCCGACGTAGTCCTCGACGCCCCCGCCAAGCTCAACGCCCTCGACGAGGCCGCCCTCCGCGAGCTCTCCGACGCGTACGACGACGCCGCTGCCGCCGCCTCCCGCGGCGAGGTGCGGGCGCTGCTCCTGCGCGGCGAGGGCCGGGCGTTCTGCGCCGGCCGCGACATCTCCGCCGTGGACCCGGCCAGCGACGACGTGCTCGGCTACCTCGGCGGCCTCGTCACCCCGCTCATGCAGAAGATGGCCGCGTTCCCCGCGCCCACGTTCGCCGCCGCGCAGGGGGCCACCCTCGGCGTCGGGCTGGGGCTCCTGCTGGCCACGGACGTGGTGTACGTGGCGGACAACGCCAAGATCGGATCGCCCTTCGCGAACCTCGGCGCCACCCTCGACTCGGGCGGCCACTGGTACTTCACCGAGCGGCTCGGCATGCACCGGGCCCTGGACCTCGTCTACACGGCCGAGCTCATGAGCGGCGCCGACGCCGTGCGCTCGGGCATGTTCTCGCGGTCCTTCCCCGCCGAGGAGCTGCTGCCCGCCACCCGGGCGATCGTGTCCCGGGTCGCGGCGGGCGCCACGGGGGCGTTCGTGGCCTCCAAGGAGCTCGTGGCGCAGGTCCGTGACCGCAGGCTCGGCCTCTGGGAGTCGATGGACGCCGAGAACAAGGCCCAGGCGGCCCTGTGCGGGTCCGAGGACTACGCCGAGGGGTTCAAGGCCTTCCAGGAGAAGCGGAAGCCGGTCTTCGCCGGCCGCTGA